A genomic region of Candidatus Cloacimonadota bacterium contains the following coding sequences:
- a CDS encoding SurA N-terminal domain-containing protein, with protein MKNLKISLIFFLLLLILSVRLSLADEIVALVDGEPITWLEMQNRYEILWKGYLKDKTKYPSVSEKIFQKDLKRIALNQLINEKLYLIYAEENNITITDRELETIFKEIYSNSDIFLSDGRFDNQKFQDFKSQHPDTYLQIINKIRDDILNEKIRQIIEEQFQLSDNQLFDIYRKENSRIKLKYIIIPDSLMPEVFPAAPTYLQKFYNKNRKYYISSKKVRIKFFIIEDKNFYPDILVNIKQVIDLDNYENYYKYIKDLAHKRAKEYAEKLISRLRWGLENERILREKYHIFETDYIQNGDKIGILENSKNIVKFALRQKRGKFFSYPIEQNDGWLVFQTADIQDSDFADFSEAAPQSWNDYIKYGRKIYFDNKSENYYKENIENQDIFKVNISYILFNKKELIFDINISPDSVASYYEKNIEDFITVRDTLPLEKVQEDILEILTKDKEKILFDSLIISICQKVKCNDFNFSIHNSQIKRNVEFTQNIPYYESPYPLLADTIFTTPVDSIFKIQKNDNILIGRVNKRKSIKKSPKPQLKQVIETLMKEKWDNFWSFRFQKYYNANKDKYFTDDEFKLLYLFFKNDSSFIDASEEEAIQYFQNNIEKFTVPKKVKLEAIFLPYSQSLQDNINNIQSAISDSVGFKILSQIYFNNHKMTKQQDNFVNYYQLNEEIRAVIDALKLGGISSPIYTSEGCFIIKLLEEQESFLQDFQEKKKDILSEIKSQKANSLNFDTISAIFDSINSVDDSLLQKYEIQSHLSDYFILKNDSVLIDSFLCIKQSNFGLLRDTRIGRKVEKIFKAKDGYAILFLKDKIPGKKIVGYKSYVLAKNEFSEIIKYEECKIFTDYLVQLTKNEEDKILLSVFGGMKETGWLTYFDKINNLKNSSIILQDAFSHDIGTYSHPIRFSDKIFGFYFIEDKEIVTRKDFIPLKEQFRKEYVNNKFNEWFEDYKIKKQVKIFGD; from the coding sequence ATGAAAAATTTAAAAATATCTCTTATCTTTTTTCTCCTACTTCTGATTTTATCAGTCAGGCTTTCTTTAGCGGATGAGATAGTTGCCTTAGTTGATGGAGAACCTATAACCTGGCTTGAGATGCAAAATAGGTATGAAATATTATGGAAAGGCTATTTAAAAGATAAAACAAAATATCCATCAGTTTCTGAGAAGATATTTCAAAAGGATTTAAAAAGAATTGCTTTAAATCAGTTGATAAACGAAAAATTGTATCTAATTTATGCTGAGGAAAATAATATAACTATAACTGACAGGGAATTGGAAACAATTTTTAAAGAGATTTACTCTAATAGTGATATTTTTTTGTCAGATGGAAGGTTTGATAACCAAAAGTTTCAAGATTTTAAAAGTCAACACCCTGATACATATCTGCAAATCATCAATAAAATCAGAGATGATATCCTGAATGAGAAAATAAGACAAATCATAGAGGAGCAGTTTCAATTGTCTGATAACCAATTGTTTGATATCTATCGCAAAGAAAACTCCAGAATAAAACTAAAATATATCATTATTCCAGATTCGTTAATGCCAGAGGTTTTTCCTGCCGCCCCAACTTACTTACAGAAATTCTATAATAAGAATAGAAAGTATTATATTTCTTCCAAAAAGGTAAGAATTAAATTTTTTATAATTGAAGATAAAAATTTCTATCCTGATATTTTAGTTAATATAAAGCAGGTAATAGACCTGGATAACTATGAGAATTATTATAAATATATCAAAGACTTAGCACATAAAAGAGCAAAAGAATATGCCGAGAAGCTTATTTCAAGATTAAGGTGGGGATTAGAAAATGAAAGAATATTAAGAGAAAAATATCATATATTTGAAACTGATTATATTCAGAATGGAGATAAAATTGGCATTTTAGAGAACAGCAAAAATATTGTGAAGTTTGCCTTACGACAAAAAAGGGGAAAGTTCTTTTCATATCCAATTGAGCAAAACGACGGTTGGCTTGTTTTTCAAACAGCGGATATACAGGACTCAGATTTTGCAGATTTTTCTGAAGCAGCACCTCAATCCTGGAATGATTATATTAAGTATGGAAGGAAGATATATTTTGATAATAAATCTGAAAATTATTATAAAGAGAATATTGAAAATCAGGACATTTTTAAAGTAAACATAAGTTATATTCTATTTAACAAAAAGGAGCTTATTTTTGATATTAATATCTCACCAGATTCTGTTGCAAGTTATTATGAAAAGAACATAGAAGACTTTATCACCGTAAGAGACACTCTGCCATTAGAAAAAGTTCAAGAAGATATTTTGGAAATTTTAACTAAAGATAAAGAGAAAATTTTGTTTGATTCATTAATTATTTCAATTTGCCAAAAAGTCAAATGTAATGATTTTAATTTTTCCATACATAATTCTCAAATTAAAAGAAATGTAGAATTTACCCAAAATATTCCTTATTATGAATCTCCATATCCTTTATTAGCAGATACAATTTTTACTACACCTGTTGACTCTATTTTTAAGATTCAAAAAAATGATAATATCTTAATTGGACGAGTCAACAAACGAAAAAGTATTAAGAAATCCCCAAAGCCTCAGTTGAAACAAGTTATAGAAACTCTTATGAAGGAAAAATGGGATAATTTCTGGAGTTTCCGTTTTCAAAAGTATTATAATGCCAATAAAGATAAATATTTTACAGATGACGAGTTTAAATTATTGTATCTGTTTTTTAAAAATGATTCCTCTTTTATTGATGCCTCAGAAGAGGAAGCTATCCAGTATTTTCAAAACAATATAGAAAAATTTACAGTTCCTAAAAAAGTAAAATTAGAGGCCATTTTTTTACCCTACTCACAAAGTCTTCAAGATAACATAAATAATATCCAATCGGCTATATCTGATTCTGTAGGTTTTAAAATTCTATCACAAATTTATTTCAATAATCATAAAATGACCAAGCAGCAAGATAACTTTGTAAATTATTATCAGTTGAATGAAGAAATCAGAGCAGTAATTGATGCATTAAAACTTGGTGGAATAAGTTCTCCAATTTATACAAGTGAAGGTTGTTTTATTATTAAGCTATTAGAAGAGCAGGAATCATTTCTGCAAGATTTTCAGGAAAAGAAAAAAGATATTTTATCTGAGATAAAATCGCAAAAAGCAAATAGTTTAAATTTTGATACTATTTCAGCAATCTTTGACTCAATAAATTCTGTGGACGACTCTTTATTACAAAAATATGAGATTCAATCACATCTATCTGATTATTTTATTCTTAAAAATGATTCAGTACTGATTGATAGTTTTTTATGTATAAAGCAAAGTAATTTTGGTTTGCTGAGAGATACCAGAATAGGTAGAAAAGTAGAGAAAATCTTTAAGGCAAAAGATGGCTATGCAATTCTTTTCTTGAAAGATAAAATTCCTGGAAAAAAAATTGTAGGTTATAAATCTTATGTTCTTGCTAAAAATGAATTTTCTGAAATTATAAAGTATGAAGAATGCAAGATATTTACTGATTATTTAGTTCAGCTAACGAAAAATGAAGAAGATAAAATTTTGTTATCTGTATTTGGTGGTATGAAGGAAACGGGTTGGCTTACATATTTTGATAAAATTAATAATCTAAAAAACAGTTCAATTATTTTACAAGATGCATTTTCTCATGATATTGGAACATATAGTCATCCAATTAGGTTTAGTGATAAAATATTTGGCTTCTATTTTATTGAGGACAAAGAAATTGTAACTCGCAAGGATTTTATTCCGCTAAAGGAACAATTTCGTAAAGAATATGTAAATAATAAATTTAATGAGTGGTTTGAAGATTATAAGATTAAGAAACAGGTAAAGATTTTTGGAGATTAA
- the guaA gene encoding glutamine-hydrolyzing GMP synthase, translating to MKNLVLILDFGSKFTHLIAKSVRLQNVYYEVIPYNTSAQEIKKKSPSGLIFSGSPYSIMDKNAPECDEKIFDLSIPILGICYGMQVITDMLGGVVKHATKKEYGYNEIKIVRKNILLQGFSNNEIIWMSHSDFVEKTPEGFKVIACSKNTPISAMQNEDARIYAVQFHPEVTHTEKVLKLFRNFLFKICIIKSECMQD from the coding sequence ATGAAAAATCTCGTTTTAATTCTTGATTTTGGCTCAAAATTTACACATCTAATTGCAAAATCTGTTCGTTTGCAGAATGTCTACTATGAAGTTATACCTTATAACACTTCTGCACAGGAGATTAAAAAGAAATCTCCGTCTGGCTTAATCTTTTCTGGAAGTCCATATAGCATCATGGATAAAAATGCACCTGAATGTGATGAAAAGATTTTTGACTTGAGTATCCCAATTCTTGGTATCTGCTATGGCATGCAAGTAATTACAGATATGCTTGGCGGAGTAGTAAAACATGCCACAAAAAAGGAATACGGATATAATGAGATAAAAATTGTAAGAAAGAATATATTGTTACAAGGTTTTTCAAATAATGAAATAATATGGATGAGTCATTCAGATTTCGTTGAAAAAACTCCAGAAGGTTTTAAAGTTATTGCTTGTTCTAAAAATACACCTATTTCTGCTATGCAAAATGAGGATGCAAGAATTTATGCCGTCCAATTTCATCCTGAAGTAACGCATACTGAAAAAGTGCTTAAACTCTTTAGAAATTTTCTATTTAAAATTTGTATAATTAAGTCTGAGTGTATGCAAGATTAA
- a CDS encoding MBL fold metallo-hydrolase, whose amino-acid sequence MQIKKLNLLEIFETNTYLLWDKIEKVGAVIDPANKAEIIFQESQRLGFEIKYIINTHGHADHIGANGKLKELTNAKICIHQFDNDKLTNPELNFSIFFDYYVISPPADKFLEDNEIVTIGSEQLKVLHTPGHSIGSICLLGNSFLVSGDTLFFEGVGRTDIPGSDKDKLRKSIKEKLFILPERTKVFPGHGVATTIGHEKHNNPFIDGYK is encoded by the coding sequence ATGCAAATAAAAAAACTTAACCTGCTTGAAATTTTTGAAACAAACACTTATCTCCTCTGGGATAAAATCGAAAAAGTCGGTGCTGTTATTGACCCTGCAAACAAAGCCGAAATAATCTTTCAAGAATCGCAAAGACTTGGCTTTGAAATAAAATACATAATTAACACTCACGGTCATGCTGACCATATTGGTGCAAATGGCAAACTGAAGGAACTTACTAATGCAAAGATTTGCATTCACCAATTTGACAATGATAAACTAACAAATCCAGAATTGAATTTTAGTATATTTTTTGATTATTATGTGATATCTCCGCCAGCTGATAAATTTTTAGAAGATAATGAAATTGTTACCATTGGTTCAGAACAGTTAAAAGTTTTACATACTCCTGGTCATTCTATCGGTAGTATATGCTTATTGGGCAATAGTTTTTTAGTAAGTGGTGACACACTTTTCTTTGAAGGAGTTGGAAGAACAGATATACCAGGAAGCGACAAAGATAAACTCCGAAAGAGTATAAAAGAAAAATTGTTTATACTTCCTGAGCGAACAAAAGTTTTTCCGGGTCATGGAGTAGCCACAACCATTGGTCATGAAAAACATAACAATCCTTTTATTGATGGATATAAATGA
- a CDS encoding nucleotidyl transferase AbiEii/AbiGii toxin family protein, whose protein sequence is MFTETLFGNTKKALAILGNSHLLDNAYLAGGTACALQLGHRISVDMDFFTQKKFDSKWLINSLKKVCNFKIEQQSWGTILGTVEGIKFSIFVYEYPNLFSYKTIFNINILDLRDISAMKVDAIATRGIKRDFIDLYFICQQGISLRDALSFYDRKYGELSSNIVHILKSLVYFIDAEVSEMPKMLKEVQWQKVKIFFETEVRKLEKSFFGII, encoded by the coding sequence ATGTTTACAGAAACATTATTTGGAAATACGAAAAAGGCATTGGCCATATTAGGCAACTCGCATTTATTAGATAATGCGTATTTAGCTGGAGGAACTGCCTGTGCTTTGCAATTAGGACATAGAATTTCCGTGGATATGGACTTTTTTACACAGAAAAAATTTGATTCTAAATGGCTAATAAACTCTCTAAAAAAAGTATGTAATTTTAAGATTGAACAGCAAAGTTGGGGAACTATTCTGGGCACTGTAGAAGGAATAAAGTTTAGCATCTTCGTGTATGAATATCCGAATCTGTTTTCTTATAAGACTATTTTTAATATTAATATTCTTGATTTAAGAGATATATCCGCAATGAAGGTAGATGCCATTGCCACAAGAGGGATAAAAAGGGATTTCATTGACCTTTATTTTATATGCCAGCAAGGTATTTCATTAAGAGATGCATTATCCTTTTATGACCGCAAATATGGAGAATTGTCCTCTAATATTGTTCATATTTTGAAAAGTTTGGTCTATTTTATTGATGCAGAAGTCTCAGAAATGCCAAAGATGCTAAAAGAAGTGCAATGGCAAAAAGTGAAAATATTTTTTGAAACAGAAGTTAGAAAATTAGAAAAATCCTTCTTTGGTATAATATAG
- a CDS encoding PHP domain-containing protein, which produces MKKIDLHIHTTHSDGTYTPKEIIKAVRDLEFSTIAITDHDTIDGYLGARKYAKKYNIELIPAVEISSYYKGYDIHILAYFIDIHNKKLNNMLRFVQEGRTKRVRQILEKLKKFDIFLTMKQVYKFAGNKNVIARPHLANAMFKNGFTESYEEAYYKYIGNDCPAYVCKPTYTPGNIFQIVKGAGGLSVLAHPCVIKNDFLIPDLVELGLDGLEVFYPLHTIYQKNIYLELAHRYNLLITGGSDFHGNNKKNNELGRVTLKEEYLERLRFKWQEMNKDTN; this is translated from the coding sequence ATGAAAAAAATTGACCTACATATTCATACGACCCATTCTGATGGGACATATACTCCAAAAGAGATAATAAAGGCTGTTAGAGATTTAGAATTTTCCACAATAGCCATAACCGATCATGATACCATTGATGGATATTTAGGAGCAAGAAAATATGCAAAAAAATATAATATTGAACTTATCCCTGCAGTAGAAATTAGTAGTTATTATAAAGGTTATGATATTCATATCTTGGCGTATTTTATTGATATTCATAATAAGAAGCTGAATAATATGCTGAGATTTGTGCAAGAGGGCAGAACAAAACGAGTCAGGCAGATATTAGAAAAATTAAAGAAGTTTGACATATTTTTAACTATGAAGCAGGTATATAAATTTGCTGGAAACAAAAATGTTATTGCCCGTCCGCACCTTGCCAATGCAATGTTTAAAAATGGTTTTACTGAAAGTTATGAAGAAGCATATTATAAATATATTGGAAATGATTGCCCCGCGTATGTATGCAAACCAACTTATACACCAGGAAATATTTTTCAGATTGTGAAAGGAGCCGGAGGACTATCAGTTCTGGCACATCCATGTGTTATTAAAAATGATTTTCTCATCCCGGACTTAGTGGAGTTAGGTTTAGATGGCCTTGAAGTTTTCTATCCTCTGCATACTATTTACCAGAAAAACATTTACTTAGAATTGGCTCATAGATATAATTTGCTTATAACCGGTGGTTCAGATTTTCACGGTAATAATAAAAAGAATAATGAATTAGGAAGAGTAACACTAAAAGAGGAATATTTGGAAAGACTTCGCTTTAAATGGCAAGAAATGAATAAAGATACAAACTAG